AAGCCCAGGTTGCGGTTCCCCTGGCCGAGGCCGCACCCCCCGGCGCCCTTCCCCTGCAGCCCGGCCTGACGATGGCGTTCTCGCAGGTCGGTTTCCGCACGCCTTGAAACCAGGAGGCAGCCTTGTTCGTGAGCGACATGATGCGGAGTCCGGTGACGGTGATCCCGGCCAGCGCCCCCCTCGGGGAAGCCCATGCGATCTTCCAGGCCCGGGGCTTCCGCCACCTGCCGGTGGTGGACCAGGGTCGATTGGTGGGAGTGCTCACGGATCGGGACCTGCGCTTCGCCATGAGCACCCTCTGCCCGACGCCGAGGACCGCTGGGGATCCCGTGTCCCTCGCCATGAGCAGCCCGGTCCTGACCGCCGACCCTCTGGACCCCGTGGAGGACGCGGCCCGCATCATGCGGGAGCGCAAGATCGGCTGCCTGCCGGTGGTGGATGGGACAGAGCTGGTGGGAATCCTCACGGGCATGGATCTGCTGGATGCGTTGATGAAGCTCACTGGCGTCACCCGGCCCTCCTCGCGGCTGGAGGTGGCCCTCGCGGACCGGCCCGGTGAACTGGCCCGCCTCACGGCCTTCCTGGCGGAGCGTCATGTCAACATCCACTCCATCCTCACCTGCCCCGCTCCGAACGGCATCGTGCGCACCGTGCTGAGGCTGGATTCCAGCCAGGCCCGCCCCCTGGCGGAGGCCCTGCGGGCGGTCGGGTTCCAGATCCTGTGGCCCCTCCCGAAACCATGGCCACACTGATCCACCGCCCGGAATATGCCGGGTACGACTTCGGGCCCGAGCACCCCTTCACGCCTGCGCGGCTGGGGATGCTCCTGGACCTGATCCGGAGCCTGGGGCATGCGGTGGACCCCATCCAGGCGCCGGCCGCCACCCGGGACGAGATCCTGTCCATCCACGATGAGGCCTATGTGGCGATGGTCGAGGCCCTGGACCGGGGCGAGCCGAGACCCGAGGCCGAACGCTTCGGGTTGGGCACGCCTGACAATCCCGTCTTCCCGGGCATGGACCTCGCGGCCCGCTGGCTGGTGGGGGGCACCTTGCACGGGGCGCGGTTGCTGATGAGCGGCGTCGAGCATCGCGTGCTCCAGCTGGGAGGCGGCCTCCACCATGCCCAGAAGGATCGGGCGGCGGGCTTCTGCCTGTACAACGACCTGGCGGTGGCCATCCAGGCCATGGCGGACCATGGCTGGCGCGTGGCCTATCTGGATCTCGACCTCCACCACGGAGATGGGGTGCAGAGCCTGTTCTACGACAGCGAGCGGGTGCTGACCCTGAGCCTGCACGAATCCGGGCACTACCTCTATCCCGGGTCCGGCCACATCCAGGAGCTGGGCCATGGCCCGGCACGGGGCCTGAGTGTGAACATCCCCCTGGAGCCCTTCACCGAATCCGGGGACTACCTGGAAGCCTTCGAGGCCGTGATCCCCCGGGCGCTCGCCTGGTTCTCGCCGGATGTCCTGGTGGTCCAGGCCGGAGCCGACGCGCACTTCGCCGATCCGCTGGGGGATCTCGCCCTCACCACCCAGAGCTTCCAGAAGCTCTACCACAGGATTCTCGATCTTGCAGAGATCCATACCCAGGGCCGGTCGCTCTTCACCCTCGGGGGCGGCTACGAGGCACAGGTCGTGGCCCGCGTCTGGGCCATCCTCTACCTCACGATCATGGAGCTTCCCGTTCCGCAGCGCCTGCCGGAAGCCTGGCTGAACCGCTGGCATGCGCTGCTGGGGCTGGGAATCGGCTCCGACCTGCAGGATCCCGAACCCGCTTTTGCGGAGCTTGCCGGCCAAGCGGCGCGGACCCGCCGCAACCGGGATGTCGTCGCGCGGCTGCTGGACGCCCTCGACGCCTGCTGGAATCCAGATGCCCGCGGAGAAGGCGGTCCCCCACTCAGGGCGTGACCGTGATCCGCAAGGCCAATCCCATGTCGGCGGTGTTCTCGTTGTGGGTGATGTTGTTGAGGTAGCTGAAGGTCAGGGCGGAGCGCGGGCCCAGGCGGACATGCACGCCGAGGTCGTGGATCACGGAGGGTTTGTCCAAGGTGGCTCCCGGTCCCTGGGATGTGAGCGCGTCATGGTAGACGAGGACGAGGAAGGGCCGGACCCGGGGCCAGCCGTGCCACTCCCAGCCCAGGTGCCCGGCGATCTGGTCCTTGATGAGGAAGGGGTTCGGGCCGGTGCCTCCGGTCATGCCGCGGCGCAGGTAGGCTCCACCCCCGTGGATGGCCTGGTGGGGCGTGGGCCGCCACTGGAAGCTCAAGCCGGCACTGGAATCCCAATCGGACCGGAATTCCCCGGCAAAGGTGGTGGCGGGAATCTGCAAGGCACCGAGAAAGCTGATGGAGAGTTTCGGATCGGCGTAGAAGCGGTGGATGACCGCCACCGCGGGATCCACGGGGCGGGCGCGGACCGCGGTCTGGGTGAAGTGGACCACCCGGCCCTTCTGGATGATGACGGCGGTGAGCTGGTCCCGGGCGATGGCGGTCCGGCCCGTCTGCTCGAATCCGAATTGGTGGAAGCCCTCGATGAGCCCATCCATGAAGCCGCCGTCGATGCTCTGCCAGCCCAGGTTCACCGCCACATCGGTATCCGGCGTCAGGCCATAGCGGAAACCGAGATCCGTGCGCTGGACTTCCGCGTCGAAGAAGAACAACAGGGGCTCGTCCGGAAGGGAGGCCGCGAACTGGGCCGTCCCCGCCGGCCCCACGGTGATGCGCCCCGAGGTGTCGCGGCCGAGGCGGTCCTTGATCAGATCGGAGAACTCGAAGGTATTGGAGCGCGTCACCTGGAACGAGACGCGCCAGCGCCCTTTCCCGACGGTGTCCGCCCCGAGTGGGCGGTAGGTCAGCGGGACCAGGTTCAGGGGAAAGAGGTCGCGGCTCGAGGGAGGCCCCGGGTCGGGCCAGGGTTCCTCCGGTCCGGCCAGGAGGGGGAGGGCCAGAAGAAGTCCGAGGGAGGCGATGCAGCTTCGGATCATGCCGTGCCCTCAAGGAAGGGGCGTGGAGGCGCGGGGTGCGCTTCGGCCCATGCTACCCGGCCATTACCCCCGGATTGAATCCAAGTGTTGATATCCTGGAACCCACCATGGAACCCACCCCCCTCGATACGCGCACCTCCTTGCTCCAGGCGGCCCTGGTCTGCTTTGCCGACCACGGGTTCGATGGCACGAGCATGCGGATGATCGCAGAGCGGGCCGGGCGCCCCCTTTCGCTGCTTTCCCACTACTTCGGGAACAAGGAGGGGCTCTACCTGGAAGTGTTCAAGTACATCCTCCAGACCTCGGCCCCCGAGACAGTCGATCCCTCGCTCGTGGCCAACCTGAACCCGCGGAATGCGCAGGGGGCCGTCCGGCTCTTGCGGGAACAGATCCACTTCATGTACCAGCAGGCGGCGCCGGATGCGGCGGCGGCCAGGCCCTTCCAAGAGCACCGGGCCCGCCTCTGGGTGCAGGAATTCCGCTCTCCCCGGCCCAGCCTCCACCCGATCATCCGGCAGTACCTCAGCCCCGCGGCCGAGCTGATCCGGACCTGCATCCAGGTCCTCCGGCCCGAGTTGAATGCAGCGCAGGTGGCCTTCCTCGGCGCTTCGATCACGAGTCAGGTGGCCGGTCATGGAACGATGCGGGGCCTTCACCAGGTGCTCTGGGGGCAATACCCCCCCTTCGGCAGCCACTTCCAGGAGGCGGAACTGCTCGTGGACTTCTGCCTGCATGGCCTGGAGGCGACCGCCCCGGGCGACTAGGCCGCTGGGACCTTCCCGCCGACGGCAAGGCGAAGGGCGGCGCCCGTTGGGGAGAATGGCTCCCATCCGCTTCACCATTGGTAGGTGAGGCCCATCATCAGCACATCGGTGTCGCGGTGATACCGCGTCAGGGTCCGATTCCACTGCAGGCGCGCAGCCCAGTGACCCCAGATGTGACGACCGATGACCATCGAATACCGGGTGCTGGTGCGGATGGTGACCGAAGATCCGGCGTTCCGGCGCTCCTCTTCCGGAAAGTCGCGGCTGACATAGGGACCCGCCCCGAACCCGATCAGCCAGCGACCATCCGCTGACCGCTGCGAGAACCAGACCTGGGCGGCAATCCCATCGCGCCGCACGGAATCGAGCCCACCCTCATCGAAATAACCAATCGACAGATCAAAATGGCCTTGCAACCTTCGCCGGTATTCGATGGCCGCGGCACCCAACAGCTCAGTCGCCTCGCTTTCAAAGCTGTTGAGGATGGTCTGGCCGAGAAAGATGGTCAGTTCGTTATCCGGGTCGGATGGAACCTCCCGGCGGTCCCTAGGGGGCGGTGCGTCCCGCCTTGCCGCCGGATCGCGGGGCGTGAAGGGAATGCTGATCCCGACCAGGACTGCCTGAGTCTGAGGCAAGCCGGAGCCGAAGGTTCGATTGATCCGGACGAAGGCTTCCACGGCTCCACCTGGAAGAGGGTACTGGGCCGAAAGGCTGAACAGGGACTTGATTCCGTGGTGATTCTGGAAGACCGAACCGGCTCCCCCTTCCGTCGTATCAAAGAATCGATACGCGCCCACGCCAAGCCCCAAGCGAAGGTCATTCCCCTTCATCCGATGCAGACGCCAGCCCTGGATGTAGAGACCATCGCGATGATGATCGGGGATGTGCCCCTCGTTCAACCAGCCGATGCTTCCGGCCCAACCTTCGCGGACAGGCCGAAGGTACTGGAGCTGCCAGGAATAGGTCATCGATTCGTGGCCAAGGCCATGCAGGCGCCCCAGACCGATGGACGCTTCCTGGGATCGACCGGAAGGTGCGCCCAGGCCAGCCAGCAGGATGGCGAAGGCAGCGGGCCTGACGAATCGGGACCAGATCGAGGCCAAGGCGTGGTGGAAGGCCCCTGGATGCCCGTGTCGAAAGCCAGGGAGCCGGGCGATCCCGGCCCCCTGGCGTGGACGAGTCGTGAATGGAGAGCGACGCACTCCCGGTTCAGAACCGATAGATGAAAGTGGCGTTGAGGGTCGGCGCCGTGATGTCCGGCTTGGCCCCGAAGAGCTCGGGCTCGTACTTCGCGTAGGTGTACCGGAGTTCGGCGCCCATGTTCGGCGTGAACATGTAGCCCGCGGAAACCGAGCCGTAGAAAGTGTTCGGCGTGTCGTCATCGCTCATCCCGGGCAGGTTCATGTCGAACTTGGCCAGGCCGAAGCCGGCGCCCGCGCCCACGAAGCAACCCTTGTTGACCTGCTTCGAGAAGTAGTAGTTGTAGTCGGCTCCGAGTTGGAGCGTCTGGACCTTGCGGGTGGGGCTGGTCTTCTCGAAATAGATGTAGTCGAGCCGCGGGACGATGGCGTGGCCACCGGAGAAACCGATCACCATGTGAGCGCCGAGCCCATAGCCGAGGGAGTTGTCCAGCAACCCCTTGTCGCCCAGATCGCTCGTGGGATAGGCGATCGTGCCCTGGAGGCCGAACTTGAGGTCCTGAGCGAGGAGAGGGCTGCTGGCCAGCGCGAGGCCGGTGAGGCAGAACACCAGACGATGGGGGGATTTCATGGGGGACTCCTGGTGCCCAGACGGGCAAGAAGGGAGGCAGTCAAGTGTTTCGACGCCTCAAGATTGAATTCCATCGGTCGTTTGACCAATGCTTGGTTTAAAATTAATTACATAAAATAACCTTGTCAAGAGATTATGATATGATTTTATTTATCATTTTATTAATTTTTAAGTTTAATATTTATTATAAAAAATATCTTGCATCAATTGGTTGATCAATTGATTATTGTGATCGGTCGTACGATCACGCCCGAGAGATTTCATGACGAACGCGGCTCCCCTCCCCACGACAGCTCATTTCGAATCCCGCGACTGCTTGATCCAGGCGGCCCTGCGCTGTTTTGCGAAGTACGGTTACGACGCGACCTCCATCCGCCTCATAGCGTCCATGGCAGGCAAGAACTCGTCTCTTATTTCTTATTATTTCAAGGGTAAAGAGGGCCTGTACCGGGAGGTCTTCCGGCATCTGCTGACCCTGTTTGGGGCGAGCCCCGTCGAGACCCCGATCTCCGGCCAGGTCGCGGCGGAGCCCCTGGAGGGCCGGCCGAGGCTTCACGCCTTGATCCGTCGGATCCTGGTCGAGGTGGAGGCTCATTTCCAATCCGCTGATCCCGTGCAGGATGCGGCCATCCGGCTGTTCCTCAGTGAGATCCAGTTCCCCAAGGAAGAGGTGAAGGACCTGATCCGGGAGCGCATGGAGCCCTCCGTGCAGGAGCTCCGGGCCTGCATCCGGAGCATCCGGCCGGACCTGTCTCCGGCGGAGATCGATTTCTGGGGGATCACCATCCAAGGCAGCTGCGTCAGCCACGCCCTGAGGTCCGAGTTCAACCGCCTGGTGTGGACCGCCACCGACCCCTCCCTGCCCCTCGAGGACATGGCCACCCACCTGACGAACTTCGTCTACCACGGCCTCCAGAACGCCTGAAACGAGTGGCACGCGGCCAGGCTCCCTGTCATAAAAACTTCTCAGCAGGCATCCCGCTTTGACAATCGAATCCCGTCACCGCCCATCAGGACATTCCATTTAAGGAGCACTTCCATGCAGACCCACCATCGAGGCGGAATGATCTCCATCGCCGGAGCCCTCGTGGCCGGCGGATTATTGATCGGTTGCGGCAAGAAGGAGCAGGTTAAGGCGACTCCCGAGGTGTCGGTGGTGGCCCTGCAGCCCGAGCGCGTGGCCCTCACCTTCGAGCTGCCCGGACGGACCTCGGCCTTCCTCATGGCCGAGGTGCATCCCCAGGTGAACGGGATCGTCCAGAAGCGCCTCTTCACGGAGGGCAGCGATGTGAAGGAGGGTGAACTCCTCTACCAGATCGATCCCAGACCCTACCAGGCCGCCTACGATACGGCCGCGGCGGCCCTGGCCCGGGCGGAGGCCAACCTGCCCGCCATCCGGAAGCGCGCCGAGCGGTTCAAGGAACTGCTCACCGTCAATGCCGTGGGGCAACAGGACTACGAAGACGCCGCCGCCGGCGCCAAGCAGGCCGAAGCCGAAGTCCAGGCCTTGAAGGCCAGCGCGGAATCCGCCCGGATCAACCTCGGCTACACCCGCATCACCGCGCCGATCTCGGGCCGCATCGGCAAGTCCAATGTCACTCCCGGAGCCCTGGCGACCGCCTATCAGGGCCCCGCCTTCACCACCATCCAGCAGCTGGACCAGGTCTATGTGGATTCTCCGCAGTCCAGCACCACCCTGCTGGGCATCCAGCGCAATCTGGCCTCGAACCGCATCAAGGGCAGCACGAATCAGACCAAGGTGAAGCTCCTCCTGGAGGACGGTACGCCGTATCCGGCGGCGGGGATCCTGAAGTTCTCCGATGTCACCGTGGACCCGAGCACGGGCTCCCAGATCCTCCGCATGGTCTTCCCGAACCCCAACCATGTCCTGCTGCCGGGCATGTATGTCAGGGCCATCGTCGAGGAAGGCGTGGCCGAGCAGGCCATCCTGGCGCCGCAGCAGGGCGTCACCCGCGATCCGAAGGGCAACGCCATCGCCATGGTCGTGGATGGCTCCGGCAAGGTCGAGCAGCGCACCCTCAAGCTGGACC
The window above is part of the Geothrix sp. genome. Proteins encoded here:
- a CDS encoding acetoin utilization protein AcuC, translating into MATLIHRPEYAGYDFGPEHPFTPARLGMLLDLIRSLGHAVDPIQAPAATRDEILSIHDEAYVAMVEALDRGEPRPEAERFGLGTPDNPVFPGMDLAARWLVGGTLHGARLLMSGVEHRVLQLGGGLHHAQKDRAAGFCLYNDLAVAIQAMADHGWRVAYLDLDLHHGDGVQSLFYDSERVLTLSLHESGHYLYPGSGHIQELGHGPARGLSVNIPLEPFTESGDYLEAFEAVIPRALAWFSPDVLVVQAGADAHFADPLGDLALTTQSFQKLYHRILDLAEIHTQGRSLFTLGGGYEAQVVARVWAILYLTIMELPVPQRLPEAWLNRWHALLGLGIGSDLQDPEPAFAELAGQAARTRRNRDVVARLLDALDACWNPDARGEGGPPLRA
- a CDS encoding TetR/AcrR family transcriptional regulator, with protein sequence MEPTPLDTRTSLLQAALVCFADHGFDGTSMRMIAERAGRPLSLLSHYFGNKEGLYLEVFKYILQTSAPETVDPSLVANLNPRNAQGAVRLLREQIHFMYQQAAPDAAAARPFQEHRARLWVQEFRSPRPSLHPIIRQYLSPAAELIRTCIQVLRPELNAAQVAFLGASITSQVAGHGTMRGLHQVLWGQYPPFGSHFQEAELLVDFCLHGLEATAPGD
- a CDS encoding CBS and ACT domain-containing protein; translated protein: MMRSPVTVIPASAPLGEAHAIFQARGFRHLPVVDQGRLVGVLTDRDLRFAMSTLCPTPRTAGDPVSLAMSSPVLTADPLDPVEDAARIMRERKIGCLPVVDGTELVGILTGMDLLDALMKLTGVTRPSSRLEVALADRPGELARLTAFLAERHVNIHSILTCPAPNGIVRTVLRLDSSQARPLAEALRAVGFQILWPLPKPWPH
- a CDS encoding outer membrane beta-barrel protein produces the protein MKSPHRLVFCLTGLALASSPLLAQDLKFGLQGTIAYPTSDLGDKGLLDNSLGYGLGAHMVIGFSGGHAIVPRLDYIYFEKTSPTRKVQTLQLGADYNYYFSKQVNKGCFVGAGAGFGLAKFDMNLPGMSDDDTPNTFYGSVSAGYMFTPNMGAELRYTYAKYEPELFGAKPDITAPTLNATFIYRF
- a CDS encoding TetR/AcrR family transcriptional regulator, with translation MTNAAPLPTTAHFESRDCLIQAALRCFAKYGYDATSIRLIASMAGKNSSLISYYFKGKEGLYREVFRHLLTLFGASPVETPISGQVAAEPLEGRPRLHALIRRILVEVEAHFQSADPVQDAAIRLFLSEIQFPKEEVKDLIRERMEPSVQELRACIRSIRPDLSPAEIDFWGITIQGSCVSHALRSEFNRLVWTATDPSLPLEDMATHLTNFVYHGLQNA
- a CDS encoding DUF3187 family protein: MIRSCIASLGLLLALPLLAGPEEPWPDPGPPSSRDLFPLNLVPLTYRPLGADTVGKGRWRVSFQVTRSNTFEFSDLIKDRLGRDTSGRITVGPAGTAQFAASLPDEPLLFFFDAEVQRTDLGFRYGLTPDTDVAVNLGWQSIDGGFMDGLIEGFHQFGFEQTGRTAIARDQLTAVIIQKGRVVHFTQTAVRARPVDPAVAVIHRFYADPKLSISFLGALQIPATTFAGEFRSDWDSSAGLSFQWRPTPHQAIHGGGAYLRRGMTGGTGPNPFLIKDQIAGHLGWEWHGWPRVRPFLVLVYHDALTSQGPGATLDKPSVIHDLGVHVRLGPRSALTFSYLNNITHNENTADMGLALRITVTP
- a CDS encoding efflux RND transporter periplasmic adaptor subunit — protein: MQTHHRGGMISIAGALVAGGLLIGCGKKEQVKATPEVSVVALQPERVALTFELPGRTSAFLMAEVHPQVNGIVQKRLFTEGSDVKEGELLYQIDPRPYQAAYDTAAAALARAEANLPAIRKRAERFKELLTVNAVGQQDYEDAAAGAKQAEAEVQALKASAESARINLGYTRITAPISGRIGKSNVTPGALATAYQGPAFTTIQQLDQVYVDSPQSSTTLLGIQRNLASNRIKGSTNQTKVKLLLEDGTPYPAAGILKFSDVTVDPSTGSQILRMVFPNPNHVLLPGMYVRAIVEEGVAEQAILAPQQGVTRDPKGNAIAMVVDGSGKVEQRTLKLDRAIGSKWLVVEGLHAGDQVIVEGLQKVRPGVAVKVVPLGAKPAPAAAK